A region from the Corynebacterium halotolerans YIM 70093 = DSM 44683 genome encodes:
- the purF gene encoding amidophosphoribosyltransferase — protein MVLKDRSRTDSTSAPADHSPYDDRGEQEPREECGVFGVWAPGEDVAKLTYFGLFALQHRGQEAAGIAVGDGDRIVVFKDTGLVSQIFDEPSLGALQGDIAIGHTRYSTAGGADWDNVQPMFRTSPDGTDVALGHNGNLVNFRELRDEAVEQKLLSPKHASSDTAVMSALLAHSVTEGTSVLESARRLLPRVRGAFCLTFTDGHTLYAARDPHGVRPLVLGRLERGWVVASETCALDIVGASFVREVEPGELVAIDESGVHTERFAETRHKGCVFEYVYLARPDTDIRGRSVNATRIEIGRRLAREYPAEGDLVMPVPESGTPAAVGYARESGIPFGQGLVKNAYVGRTFIQPSQTLRQLGIRLKLNPLREVIAGKRLIVVDDSIVRGNTQRALIRMLREAGAAEVHVRIASPPVKWPCFYGIDFASPGELIANAGDNQDEAAVVESIRRAIGADSLGFVSIDQMVEATEQPRHELCTACFSGDYELGLPAGNPNAELVAKLQHTRLDASGDAAQPAQ, from the coding sequence GTGGTACTCAAGGACCGTTCCCGGACCGATTCGACCAGCGCACCCGCGGATCACTCGCCCTATGACGACCGCGGCGAGCAGGAGCCCCGTGAGGAGTGCGGCGTCTTCGGCGTCTGGGCCCCAGGCGAGGATGTCGCCAAACTGACCTACTTCGGGCTCTTCGCCCTCCAGCACCGTGGCCAGGAGGCCGCCGGCATCGCCGTCGGCGACGGTGACCGCATCGTCGTCTTCAAGGACACCGGGCTGGTCTCCCAGATCTTCGACGAGCCCTCCCTCGGGGCCCTGCAGGGCGACATCGCCATCGGGCACACCCGCTACTCGACGGCCGGCGGCGCGGACTGGGACAACGTGCAGCCCATGTTCCGCACCTCCCCGGACGGGACCGACGTGGCGCTCGGCCACAACGGCAACCTGGTCAACTTCCGCGAGCTGCGTGACGAGGCGGTCGAGCAGAAGCTGCTCAGCCCCAAGCACGCCTCCTCCGACACCGCGGTGATGAGCGCGCTGCTGGCCCACTCCGTCACCGAGGGTACCTCGGTCCTGGAGTCGGCCCGTCGGCTGCTCCCGCGCGTGCGGGGCGCGTTCTGCCTGACCTTCACCGACGGGCACACCCTCTACGCCGCCCGCGACCCCCACGGCGTGCGCCCCCTGGTGCTCGGCCGCCTCGAGCGCGGCTGGGTCGTCGCCTCGGAGACCTGCGCCCTCGACATCGTCGGCGCCTCCTTCGTCCGCGAGGTCGAGCCGGGTGAACTCGTCGCCATCGACGAGTCCGGAGTGCACACCGAGCGCTTCGCGGAGACCCGTCACAAGGGTTGCGTCTTCGAGTACGTCTACCTCGCCCGCCCGGACACGGACATCCGCGGCCGGTCCGTCAACGCCACCCGCATCGAGATCGGCCGCCGCCTGGCCCGGGAGTACCCGGCCGAGGGCGACCTGGTCATGCCGGTGCCCGAGTCCGGCACCCCGGCGGCGGTGGGCTACGCCCGCGAGTCCGGCATCCCCTTCGGGCAGGGCCTGGTCAAGAACGCCTACGTCGGCCGCACCTTCATCCAGCCCTCCCAGACGCTGCGCCAGCTCGGCATCCGCCTGAAGCTCAACCCGCTGCGCGAGGTCATCGCCGGCAAGCGACTGATCGTCGTCGACGATTCCATCGTCCGCGGCAACACCCAGCGGGCGTTGATCCGCATGCTGCGCGAGGCCGGTGCGGCGGAGGTGCACGTGCGCATCGCCTCCCCGCCGGTGAAGTGGCCGTGCTTCTACGGCATCGACTTCGCCAGCCCGGGCGAGCTGATCGCCAACGCCGGTGACAACCAGGACGAGGCCGCGGTCGTCGAGTCGATCCGCCGGGCGATCGGCGCGGACTCCCTCGGTTTCGTCTCCATCGACCAGATGGTGGAGGCCACCGAGCAGCCCCGGCACGAGCTGTGCACCGCCTGCTTCTCCGGCGACTACGAGCTTGGCCTGCCCGCCGGAAACCCGAACGCGGAACTGGTGGCCAAGCTGCAGCACACCAGGCTCGACGCCTCGGGCGATGCCGCCCAACCCGCCCAGTAA
- a CDS encoding sterol carrier family protein — MSKTVDPAATRAAVDAVRDWIRDPDGVDKPPRKPLADAVKLTARTLARDAPGSSVEVRIPPFVAVQCIEGPRHTRGTPPNVVETDALTWLRLATGQTSLPEAIATGAVDASGSRAGEVARWLPVISLQGVTD; from the coding sequence ATGAGCAAGACTGTCGACCCCGCCGCCACCCGCGCCGCCGTCGATGCGGTCCGGGACTGGATCCGCGACCCCGACGGCGTCGATAAGCCGCCGCGGAAGCCGCTTGCCGACGCCGTGAAGCTCACCGCCCGCACGCTCGCCCGGGACGCGCCGGGCAGCAGCGTCGAGGTGCGGATTCCCCCGTTCGTGGCTGTCCAGTGCATCGAGGGCCCGCGCCACACCCGCGGCACCCCGCCCAACGTGGTGGAGACGGATGCGTTGACCTGGTTGCGGCTGGCCACGGGGCAGACGAGCCTGCCGGAGGCGATCGCCACGGGAGCGGTGGACGCCTCCGGTTCCCGGGCGGGGGAGGTGGCCCGCTGGCTGCCGGTTATTAGTTTGCAGGGGGTAACCGACTAA
- a CDS encoding acyl-CoA thioesterase — MSTETKSPEVTLRFLAAPTDVLMAGSHGVGGGRVLEWIDKAAYACATQWSGTYCVTAYVGHIHFTRPIPSGHMVEVRSRIAMTGRSSMHIVNEVFSADPREGIYTRACDCLVIFVAKDTATGKSQAVPPFEPSTDEERRVLEAALTRIDLRKAIEAEMEKQTYDGPSDAPRVIHRFLAKPTDINWGGKVHGGTAMEWIDEAGAACTMEWSGEHTVAVYAGGIRFYKPISIGDLIEVDARMMRTDNRSMQMSVHVRSGSPRGGRENLATAIHATVTYLSVDIDGNPLPARQFTPRTEEDIRLAEHATTLRELRAEYTPVPLVIPASSSYSI, encoded by the coding sequence ATGTCGACCGAAACCAAGTCCCCGGAGGTCACCCTCCGCTTCCTCGCCGCGCCCACGGACGTGCTCATGGCCGGCTCCCACGGTGTGGGCGGCGGCCGCGTCCTCGAGTGGATCGACAAGGCGGCCTACGCGTGTGCCACCCAGTGGTCCGGCACCTACTGCGTGACCGCCTACGTCGGTCACATCCACTTCACCCGCCCCATCCCGTCGGGTCACATGGTGGAGGTCCGTTCCCGGATCGCGATGACCGGCCGGTCGTCGATGCACATCGTCAACGAGGTGTTCTCCGCCGATCCCCGCGAGGGTATCTACACCCGCGCCTGCGACTGCCTGGTCATCTTCGTGGCCAAGGACACCGCCACCGGCAAGTCCCAGGCGGTGCCCCCCTTCGAGCCGTCGACCGACGAGGAGCGCCGCGTCCTCGAGGCCGCCCTGACGCGCATCGACCTGCGCAAGGCCATCGAGGCGGAGATGGAGAAGCAGACCTACGACGGCCCGTCGGACGCCCCACGGGTCATCCACCGTTTCCTGGCCAAGCCCACGGACATCAACTGGGGCGGCAAGGTCCACGGCGGCACCGCCATGGAGTGGATCGACGAGGCGGGCGCCGCCTGCACCATGGAGTGGTCGGGGGAGCACACCGTCGCCGTCTACGCCGGGGGCATCCGCTTCTACAAGCCGATCTCCATCGGTGACCTCATCGAGGTCGACGCCCGCATGATGCGCACCGACAACCGCTCGATGCAGATGTCCGTCCACGTGCGCTCGGGCAGCCCCCGCGGGGGCCGGGAGAATCTGGCCACCGCCATCCACGCGACGGTGACCTACCTCAGCGTGGACATCGACGGCAATCCCCTGCCGGCCCGCCAGTTCACCCCGCGCACGGAGGAGGACATCCGCCTGGCCGAGCACGCGACGACGCTGCGTGAGCTGCGCGCCGAGTACACGCCCGTGCCGCTGGTCATCCCCGCGTCCTCGAGCTACAGCATCTAA
- a CDS encoding LysE family translocator encodes MEATVLLSFWALCLLLVVTPGPDWAFVLGQVLRGRGIAVPLTGIALGYLGLTTVVAAGLGAVVASHPAVLTAITVVGALILVKIGWSMLRSALRGPVDGSAPVDTPAPVDGSAPLDSPAPVAESAPAAGEEAVPHHGGVGGTVTATATTPATRVTTPAPVPGRLRVLLQGAAVSGLNPKGVMAFVALLPQFVVPAAAWPPGAQLFTLGLVFIASAMCAYSLLGLFARKVLAGSDRASRILTGVAGTAMLLLAAGMLGGQFLG; translated from the coding sequence GTGGAGGCGACCGTTCTGCTCAGTTTCTGGGCCCTGTGCCTGCTGCTCGTCGTGACCCCCGGCCCCGACTGGGCCTTCGTCCTCGGGCAGGTGCTGCGCGGGCGCGGCATCGCCGTCCCGCTGACCGGCATCGCCCTCGGTTACCTGGGGCTGACCACCGTGGTCGCCGCCGGACTCGGCGCCGTCGTCGCCTCGCACCCGGCGGTGCTCACCGCCATCACCGTGGTGGGCGCCCTCATTCTGGTGAAGATCGGCTGGTCGATGCTCCGCTCGGCGCTGCGGGGACCGGTGGACGGTTCCGCACCGGTGGACACTCCCGCACCGGTGGACGGTTCTGCACCGTTGGACAGCCCCGCGCCGGTGGCAGAGTCCGCGCCCGCCGCGGGGGAGGAGGCGGTGCCGCACCACGGCGGCGTCGGCGGCACTGTGACGGCCACCGCGACCACCCCCGCCACCCGAGTGACGACGCCCGCGCCCGTCCCCGGTCGGCTGAGGGTGCTGCTGCAGGGCGCGGCCGTCAGCGGCCTGAACCCGAAGGGGGTCATGGCGTTCGTCGCCCTGCTGCCCCAGTTCGTCGTCCCCGCGGCGGCCTGGCCGCCGGGGGCGCAGCTGTTCACCCTGGGCCTGGTGTTCATCGCCTCGGCGATGTGCGCCTACTCGCTGCTGGGTCTGTTCGCCCGGAAGGTGCTCGCGGGCAGCGACCGTGCCTCCCGGATTCTCACCGGGGTGGCGGGCACCGCCATGCTGCTGCTGGCCGCGGGCATGCTCGGCGGGCAGTTCCTGGGCTGA
- a CDS encoding Lrp/AsnC family transcriptional regulator, translating to MDAIDRKILALVQENARITAAELSHHTGVSSSTCLRRLRALENGGVIEAFHTRVNPAAAGFGMQVTAFITLGREDRATVAALEEEIAAIPEVLTAERLFGDPDFLVRLVARDLADYQRIRDDRLGTLPGVEKINSTLVMRSVVRDRPLPLPLD from the coding sequence ATGGATGCCATTGACCGGAAGATTCTGGCGCTCGTGCAGGAGAATGCGCGGATCACCGCCGCTGAGCTGTCCCACCACACCGGGGTGTCGTCGTCGACCTGCCTGCGGCGGCTGCGCGCACTGGAGAACGGGGGCGTGATCGAGGCGTTCCACACGCGGGTGAATCCGGCGGCGGCGGGCTTCGGGATGCAGGTCACGGCCTTCATCACTCTCGGCCGGGAGGACCGGGCCACGGTCGCGGCGCTGGAGGAGGAGATCGCGGCGATCCCCGAGGTGCTCACCGCCGAGCGGCTGTTCGGCGACCCCGACTTCCTGGTCCGGCTCGTGGCCCGGGATCTGGCGGACTACCAGCGCATCCGCGACGACCGCCTGGGCACGCTGCCCGGGGTGGAGAAGATCAACTCGACGCTCGTGATGCGCTCGGTGGTCCGGGACCGGCCGCTGCCCCTGCCGCTGGACTGA
- the trhA gene encoding PAQR family membrane homeostasis protein TrhA gives MGGNRDRGGNDEPLIQLTRWVIDRGQRPATRGWFHLIAAFLSVISGSVLSTYAWMTLPWGQAFGVTVYAVGVFVLFAVSAMYHRGPWRSMRTVQWWRRADHATIAVFIAATYTPLCLIILEPRTATWMLTTAWVGALAGVVLNLVWIAHPRWLAVAVYLVLGWLIVPLIPQLWSNAGPLVVWLLLIGGVVYSLGALIYGFRWPGRNARMFGYHEYFHATTIVAAIIHLVAVWIVVVQG, from the coding sequence GTGGGGGGAAACCGCGACCGTGGGGGCAATGATGAACCGCTGATCCAGCTGACCCGCTGGGTGATCGACCGCGGCCAGCGTCCTGCCACGCGCGGCTGGTTCCACCTGATCGCCGCGTTCCTGTCCGTCATATCCGGCTCCGTGCTGTCCACCTACGCGTGGATGACCCTGCCCTGGGGACAGGCGTTCGGCGTGACGGTCTACGCGGTCGGGGTCTTCGTGCTCTTCGCCGTCTCCGCGATGTACCACCGCGGCCCCTGGCGCAGCATGCGCACCGTGCAGTGGTGGCGCCGGGCCGATCACGCCACCATCGCCGTGTTCATCGCCGCGACCTACACGCCGCTGTGCCTGATCATCCTGGAGCCGAGGACGGCGACGTGGATGCTCACCACCGCCTGGGTGGGGGCCCTGGCCGGCGTGGTGCTCAACCTCGTCTGGATCGCCCACCCGCGCTGGCTGGCGGTGGCGGTCTATCTGGTGCTCGGCTGGTTGATCGTGCCGCTCATCCCGCAGCTGTGGTCGAACGCCGGGCCGTTGGTCGTGTGGCTGCTGCTCATCGGTGGCGTCGTCTACTCCCTCGGTGCGCTGATCTACGGCTTCCGCTGGCCGGGCCGCAACGCCCGCATGTTCGGCTACCACGAGTACTTCCACGCCACGACCATCGTCGCCGCCATCATCCACCTGGTGGCGGTGTGGATCGTCGTGGTGCAGGGCTAG
- the purL gene encoding phosphoribosylformylglycinamidine synthase subunit PurL has product MTVHNDTVAAAQADPDAPQPYAELGLRDEEYARIKEILGRRPSDAELTVYSVMWSEHCSYKSSKTHLRYFGETTTPEMSEKILAGIGENAGVVDIGDGNAVTFRVESHNHPSYVEPYQGAATGVGGIVRDIMAMGARPIAVMDQLRFGAADAPDTKRVLPGVVSGIGGYGNSLGLPNIGGETVFDESYAGNPLVNALCVGTLKVEDLKLAFASGTGNKVMLFGSRTGLDGIGGVSVLASETFEDGAERKLPAVQVGDPFAEKVLIECCLDLYHAGVVVGIQDLGGAGLACATSELAAAGDGGMRVNLDAVPLRAKNMSAAEILASESQERMCAVVAPENVEKFFEICAKWDVTAAEIGEVTDEDDRLVVTHNGEVVIDAPPSSIDDGPVYERPWARPEWQDELQRYVPVERPADLRRALLDMVSSPALCSRDFITEQYDRYVRGNTVKAKYSDAGVLRIDEETNRGVAVSADASGRYTRLDPNTGARLALAEAYRNVAVTGAKPVAVTNCLNYGSPENPDVMWQFRESVHGLADGAKELGIPVSGGNVSFYNQTGDEPILPTPVVGVLGVIDDVHDAIGHDLGTVDEPEVLILLGATRDEFGGSIWQQVSGGGLNGLPPQVDLADEERLADFFVGNTMLTAAHDLSEGGLAQAVVEMAVRADRGVELDLSGVHDDAFVALFSESASRALVATTADHVDGVLARAAELGVPAVQVGSTAEGRDLSFGEVTVPVAELREAWSSTLPELFGHAVGANAVVE; this is encoded by the coding sequence ATGACCGTCCACAACGACACCGTCGCAGCGGCCCAGGCCGATCCGGACGCCCCCCAGCCCTACGCCGAGCTGGGTCTGCGGGACGAGGAGTACGCCCGCATCAAGGAGATCCTCGGCCGGCGCCCCTCGGACGCGGAGCTGACTGTCTACTCCGTGATGTGGTCCGAGCACTGCTCCTACAAGTCCTCGAAGACGCACTTGCGCTACTTCGGCGAGACCACCACCCCGGAGATGTCCGAGAAGATCCTCGCCGGTATCGGTGAGAACGCCGGCGTGGTCGACATCGGGGACGGCAACGCCGTCACCTTCCGCGTCGAATCCCACAACCACCCCTCCTACGTCGAGCCCTACCAGGGCGCGGCCACCGGCGTCGGCGGCATCGTCCGCGACATCATGGCCATGGGGGCACGCCCGATCGCCGTGATGGACCAGCTGCGCTTCGGCGCGGCCGACGCCCCGGACACCAAGCGTGTCCTGCCGGGCGTGGTCTCCGGTATCGGCGGCTACGGCAACTCCCTGGGCCTGCCGAATATCGGCGGCGAGACCGTCTTCGACGAGTCCTACGCCGGCAACCCGCTGGTCAACGCCCTGTGCGTGGGTACCCTGAAGGTCGAGGATCTCAAGCTGGCCTTCGCCTCCGGAACCGGTAACAAGGTCATGCTCTTCGGCTCCCGCACCGGCCTCGACGGCATCGGCGGCGTGTCCGTGCTGGCCTCCGAGACCTTCGAGGACGGCGCCGAGCGCAAGCTCCCGGCGGTCCAGGTCGGCGACCCCTTCGCCGAGAAGGTCCTCATCGAGTGCTGCCTCGACCTGTACCACGCCGGCGTCGTCGTCGGCATCCAGGACCTCGGCGGCGCCGGCCTGGCCTGTGCGACCTCCGAGCTGGCCGCGGCCGGTGACGGCGGCATGCGCGTCAACCTCGACGCCGTCCCGCTGCGCGCCAAGAACATGTCGGCCGCCGAGATCCTGGCCTCCGAGTCCCAGGAGCGCATGTGCGCCGTCGTCGCCCCGGAGAATGTGGAGAAGTTCTTCGAGATCTGCGCGAAGTGGGACGTCACCGCGGCCGAGATCGGCGAGGTCACCGACGAGGACGACCGCCTGGTGGTCACCCACAACGGTGAGGTGGTCATCGACGCCCCGCCGTCGAGCATCGACGACGGCCCGGTCTACGAGCGCCCCTGGGCCCGCCCGGAGTGGCAGGACGAGCTGCAGCGGTACGTCCCGGTCGAGCGCCCGGCCGACCTGAGGCGGGCCCTGCTGGACATGGTGTCCTCCCCGGCGCTGTGCTCCCGTGACTTCATCACCGAGCAGTACGACCGTTACGTGCGCGGCAACACCGTCAAGGCCAAGTACTCCGACGCCGGCGTGCTGCGCATCGACGAGGAGACCAACCGCGGCGTCGCCGTCTCCGCGGACGCCTCCGGCCGCTACACCAGGCTGGACCCGAACACCGGCGCCCGCCTGGCCCTGGCCGAGGCCTACCGCAACGTCGCCGTCACCGGCGCGAAACCCGTCGCCGTGACCAACTGCCTCAACTACGGCTCCCCGGAGAATCCGGACGTGATGTGGCAGTTCCGCGAGTCCGTCCACGGGCTGGCCGACGGCGCGAAGGAGCTGGGCATCCCGGTCTCCGGCGGCAACGTCTCCTTCTACAACCAGACCGGCGACGAGCCGATCCTGCCGACCCCGGTCGTCGGCGTCCTCGGCGTCATCGACGATGTCCACGACGCCATCGGCCACGACCTCGGCACCGTCGACGAGCCGGAGGTGCTCATCCTGCTGGGCGCCACCCGCGACGAGTTCGGAGGCTCCATCTGGCAGCAGGTCTCCGGCGGCGGGCTCAACGGCCTGCCCCCACAGGTGGACCTGGCCGACGAGGAGCGTCTGGCGGACTTCTTCGTGGGCAACACCATGCTGACCGCCGCCCATGACCTCTCCGAGGGCGGCCTGGCCCAGGCGGTCGTCGAGATGGCCGTCCGCGCCGACCGCGGGGTGGAGCTGGATCTGTCCGGCGTCCACGACGACGCCTTCGTCGCCCTGTTCTCCGAGTCCGCCTCCCGCGCCCTGGTCGCCACCACCGCCGATCACGTCGACGGCGTGCTGGCCCGGGCCGCGGAGCTGGGTGTGCCGGCCGTGCAGGTCGGCAGCACCGCCGAGGGCCGGGACCTGAGCTTCGGCGAGGTCACCGTCCCGGTCGCCGAGCTGCGCGAGGCCTGGTCTTCCACCCTGCCGGAGCTGTTCGGCCACGCCGTCGGCGCCAACGCGGTCGTCGAGTAG
- the purQ gene encoding phosphoribosylformylglycinamidine synthase subunit PurQ, whose protein sequence is MTAKIGVITFPGTLDDVDALRAVRIAGAEPVNLWHADTDLRGVDAVVVPGGFSYGDYLRSGAISALAPVMRSVVEAAGKGMPVLGICNGFQILTEAGLLPGALTRNEGLHFHCTDTYLEVVNNTTAWTTDYGIGQRILVPAKHGEGRFQASAETVAELEGEGRVVFRYTDNYNGSVNGIAGITDAAGRVVGLMPHPEHAVETLTGPSTDGLGLFLSAIGKIAA, encoded by the coding sequence GTGACCGCCAAGATCGGAGTCATCACGTTCCCGGGCACGCTCGACGACGTCGACGCTCTCCGGGCCGTGCGTATCGCCGGCGCCGAGCCGGTCAACCTCTGGCACGCCGACACCGACCTCAGGGGCGTCGACGCCGTCGTCGTCCCCGGGGGGTTCTCCTACGGTGACTACCTGCGTTCCGGTGCGATCTCCGCGCTCGCCCCGGTGATGCGTTCGGTCGTCGAGGCCGCGGGCAAGGGCATGCCGGTGCTCGGCATCTGCAACGGTTTCCAGATCCTCACCGAGGCGGGTCTCCTGCCGGGTGCGCTCACCCGCAACGAGGGCCTGCACTTCCACTGCACCGACACCTACCTCGAGGTGGTCAACAACACCACCGCGTGGACCACGGACTACGGGATCGGCCAGCGGATCCTGGTGCCGGCCAAGCACGGTGAGGGCCGCTTCCAGGCCTCCGCGGAAACCGTCGCCGAGCTGGAGGGGGAGGGCCGCGTGGTCTTCCGCTACACCGACAACTACAACGGTTCCGTCAACGGCATCGCCGGCATCACCGACGCCGCCGGCCGCGTCGTCGGACTCATGCCGCACCCCGAGCACGCCGTCGAGACGCTCACCGGCCCGTCCACCGACGGTCTCGGCCTGTTCCTGTCCGCCATCGGCAAGATCGCCGCCTAA
- the purS gene encoding phosphoribosylformylglycinamidine synthase subunit PurS, producing the protein MARVVVNVMPKAEILDPQGQAVHRALGRIGVTGVSDVRQGKRFELEVDDSVSSADLEKVAETLLANTVIEDFEVVGVEVAQ; encoded by the coding sequence GTGGCCCGTGTTGTTGTGAATGTCATGCCGAAGGCGGAGATCCTGGACCCTCAGGGTCAGGCCGTTCATCGTGCCCTGGGGCGGATCGGTGTCACCGGCGTCAGCGATGTCCGCCAGGGCAAGCGTTTCGAGCTGGAGGTCGACGACTCCGTCTCCTCCGCCGATCTGGAGAAGGTCGCCGAGACGTTGCTGGCCAACACCGTCATCGAGGACTTCGAGGTGGTTGGTGTGGAGGTCGCCCAGTGA